The bacterium region CGATCGGTGTCGTCTCCGCCTCCCGCCGGGGCAGCATGGCGGACACGGTTGGGATCGCGGTCACGGCACTGGGTCAGGCGGTGCCGGGGTTCTGGCTCGGGCTGATGCTGATGTGGATCTTCGGCGTGTGGCTGCGGTGGTTCCCGGTGAGCGGGTACGGTAACTGGACCCATTTCGTGCTCCCGGCGTTCACGCTCGCGGCGTTCTACGCCGCGCAGATCGCGCGGGTGACCCGGTCCGCTGTGCTCGACGCGCTCGGGCAGGACTACGTCCGGACGGCCCGCGCGAAAGGCCTGAGCGAACCCAACGTCCTGGCCCGCCACGTGCTCAAGAATGCGGCGATCCCCGTGGTCACGGTGTTCGGCTTGAACGCGGGCCAGTTGCTCGGCGGCGCGGTGGTGACCGAGACGATCTTTGCCTGGCCCGGCCTCGGCGGGTACATCCTCAACGCGCTCCTCGGCCGGGACTTTCCCGTGGTGATGGTAGGGGTGCTCTTCACGTCCCTGATCTACGTCACGATGAACTTCCTGGTTGATCTCTCGTACCTCTGGCTGAACCCGCAGGTGCGATTTGGGTAGGCTCCCCCCCGGGCCCGGTCTTGCGGGGATGGCGATCGTCCTGGCGGCCCTCGGGTGTGCGTTGCTCGCGCCGTATCTAGCGCCCTACAATCCTACGGCCGCGTCGTTCGCGGCGGTGCTCCGGCCGCCGAGCCACGCGCACCCGTTTGGAACGGATCAGCTCGGACGGGACGTGCTCTCCCGGGTGATCTTCGGCGCCCGGATCGCCCTCCTCGTCGGCATCGTCACCGTCGTGGTCGCCGGGTTGGTCGGTTGCACCTTGGGGCTGGCGTCGGGCTACTTCGGCGGTTGGTGCGACGCGGCGATCATGCGCGTCGCCGACGTGCAATTGAGCTTCCCTTTCATCCTGCTTGCCCTCACGATCAACGCCATCATCGGCGCCGGACTTCGGAACATCATCGCGAGCCTCGTGATCGCCGGCTGGCCGCTCTATGTCCGGGTGGTTCGAGGCGAGGTGCTGGCGCTGCGGAACCGTGAATACGTCCACGCCGCCGTCGCGACCGGCGCGGCCGTCGGGCGCATCATTCTCCGACACGTGCTGCCCAACGTGACGACCCCGATCATCGTGATCTCAACGCTGCAGGTCTCACAGTTCATCATCGCCGAAGCGACGATCAGCTTCTTGGGGTTTGGCATTCAGCCGCCCGCCGCGGCGTGGGGGACGATGGTGGCCGACGGACGGAACTACATCTTCTTTGCGTGGTGGCTCTCGGCGTTCCCGGGCGCCGCCCTCGCGCTGACCGCGCTGGGAGTCAATCTCACGGGGGACTGGCTCAGGGATACGCTCGACCCGCGGTTGCGCACGTGACGCCGGTGGGGAGCGCCGCGGTCGTGTTCGATCTCGACGGCACGCTGATCGACTCGTTTGTGTTGATCGCGGAGTCTTATCGTCACGCGGCCCAGACGGTGCTGGGCCGCTCCCTCACCGAGGACGAGGTCGTGGCCAGGTGGGGGGAGCCGCTTCAGGTGCGTGTGGCCCACCTGGCCCCCGACCGCGGCGAAGAGTTGATCGCCGCGTACACCGCCTACTACGAAGCCCATCACGATCGGTTGTGCCGGCTGTTTCCCGGCATCCCAGAGATGCTGGCGGCGCTCGCCGCGCACGGGTGCCGGCAGGGCGTGGTCACCTCGAAGCGCCGCCGCGCGACCGCACACGCGCTCGAGCGGTTCGGATTGGGAGTGTGGATTCAGGCGGCCGTCTGCGCGGAGGACGTCCGCGTGCCAAAGCCGGCTCCCGATCCGATCCTCCAGGTCCGCACACGCCTGGACGCCGCACGGTCGGACGCGTGGATGGTCGGAGACGCGGTGTTCGATATCGAGGCGGCCCGCGGAGCCGGCGTGCGGAGCGTGGCGGCGTTGTGGGGGGCGCGCGAGCGGGAGGCCCTGCGTGCCGCTCGTCCCGACTATGTGGCCACGCGGCCGGCCGACGTGGTGTCGCTCGTCACATCCGTATCGTCGGGGTAGGCGACCGCCCGCCGCACCCGTAGGGCGACCCGTTCGCCCGCGGGGAGCGCCGGCCCGGTTCGGCTTTCCACCCGAACCGTGAGCGACCCGACCCGAATGAGGTAGTCCACGCGATTCCCGAGGTAGGTCGACCGCACAACCGCGCCGCGCAGGGATCCCGCGGGGTCGAGCTCCAGGTCCTCCGGGCGAATGCACAGCACCGCCCGTTCACCAGGGAGGCGCTCCGGGACCGAGAGGATGTGGTCGTTCGTGCCGTCGAGGAGACGGATCCGGGTGGTGGCCCCGTCCCGCCCCGCCACGACGCCCGGGAGGAAGTTAGCGGCGCCCACGAACGCGGCCACAAATGGGTCGGCGGGTCGTTCGTACAGTTCTCGGGGCGTCCCCGCCTGCGCCAGCCGGCCGGCCTGCAGCACCGCGATGCGCCCGGACAGCTCCATCGCTTCGGTCTGATCGTGCGTCACGTAGACGACCGTGATTCCGAGCCGCTCTTGCAGGTCGCGTAGCTCGGCCCGCATCTCCTCGCGCAGCTTCGCATCGAGATTGCTGAGCGGTTCATCGAGGAGCAGCACGGAAGGCTCCATCACGATCGCGCGGGCGAGCGCCACCCGCTGCTGTTGCCCTCCGGACAGTTCCTGCGGGTAGCGATCCGCGAATCGCTCCAGGTGGACGAGGTCCAACGCCCGACGGGTCCGGATGTCGACATCCGCCCGGGAGAGCCGGGCGCGTCGAAGGGGATAGGCGACGTTGCCCGCGGCGGTCATGTGCGGCCACACCGCATAGCTCTGAAAGACCATGCCCATCCCGCGCTGCTCGGGGGGCACCGCGGACGTGGTCGCCGCGGACGAGAGGACACGCCCACCGAGCACGATCTCCCCCGCGGACGGGGGAATGAACCCGGCGATCATGCGCAACGTGGTGGTCTTCCCGCACCCCGACGGTCCGAGCAAGGTGAGAAACTCCCCGTCGTGGATGGTGAGCGAGAGGCCGCGCACCGCCCAGACGTCGCCAAACGTCTTCCCCAGATCGCGGAGGACGAGTTCGGCCACGGCTCAGACTCCCGTGCCGCGGAGGGGCCCGCGCCCGGCGAGGTTGATCCCGATCAGGAGCACGGTCACCAGGAACGCCAGGGCCGCGGAGAGCGCGATCTTGCCTTCCTCGTGGAGCCCAAAGATGACCACCCCGATGGTCTCGTGGCCGACCGAGAAGAGCAGGATCGACAGCGTGAGCTCTGTCACGGCGGGAATGAACGCGAGCAGCCACCCCGAGATCAGGCTCGGGCGGAGCAGGGGGAGGACGATGTCGGCAAACGCTTCACCCCGGCTGGCCCCGCTGATGCGGGCCGCTTCCTCGAGCGAGCCGTGGAGCTGAGTCAAGCCGGCGAGCGTCGTGCGGACCCCGAAGACGAGAAACCGCGCGATGTAGGCAATGACGATGATGCCCAACGTGTCGTAGAGGCGGAGGCCGATCATCGGGATGGGGCGCAGCCACGCCAGGATCATCGCCAGGGCCACGACCGTACCGGGGACCGCGTAGGGGAGGGTGATCAGCAACTCGAGGAGGCCTGTTCCCCGGATCCGTGTCCGCTCCTTCAGGTAGGCGAACCCCGCGGCCAAGACGACGATCGCGGTGGCGGCGCCCGCGGCGAGCAGCAGGCTGTTGGTCATCGCCCGGCGGGCCTTGGGAAGGTCCATGAGCACGGTCGCGTAATGCCGCAGCGTGAGGTTTCCGGGGACCGGAGAGAGACCGTACGCGCGGACCACGGAAGTCAGCAGGATCGCTCCGAGTGGAAGAATCACGCTCACCGCAACCAGGGCGGCAAGGCCTGAGACAACGGGCCGGTGCCAGCGTCCCAGGGCGACGAGGGACGCCCCGCTCGCCTGTCCGCCGACCACGGCGAACCGGCCGCGCCGCAGCATCGTCCGCTGCATCGGAAGCAAAGCCGCGGCGATCCCCACCAACCACATCGAGAGCGCGGCCGCGGCTTGGAGGTGGCCGGGCTCGTCGAAGTTGAGGATCAGGTTGTAGATCTTGGTGGTGAGGACGACGTATCGAGCCGGAAAGCCGATGATCGCGGGGATGCCGAAGTTGCCGAGCGAGGCCATCATCACCAGGAGGGCCCCCGCCAGCACGCCTGGGAGGATGAGCGGGATGGTGATCTCCCGCAACACGCCCCACGGTCCGGCGCGGGCCATCCGTCCCGCTTCTTCGAGCGCGGGATTCATTCGCGCGAGCACACCCATGGTCGCGAGATACGCGATCGGGTACTCATAGAGGATCATCACGAACACGATCCCGGTCGGGCCGTAGATGACGTAGACCGGATTCAGAGAGCCGGTGAGCGTCATCCACGCTTGGTTCAGATAGCCGGCGGGGCTCAGCAGATACACCCAGGCGATCGCGCCGATGAACGGGGGAATCATGTATGGGACGAGGAGTGCCGTGTGCCAGCGCGCTCGCCCCGGGAGGTCGGTGCGGGCGATGAGCCACGCCAGGGTGACTCCGAGCGCGGTCGCGCCTCCCGTGGCCCACAGGGAGACCACGAGGCTGTGCACGAGGGCGCCGTAGCTCCCCGGATCGGCCGCGATGCGGGCGTAGTGGACGAGGGTGAGGTGGCCTTCTTGGGTGAACGACTGCGCGACGAGCATCGCCGACGGGTAAACGACCAGGATCGCTAGGACGGCGATCGCCGCTGCCCCCGCGACGAGGAGGCTCCGGCGAAGCGCATTGGGGCCCCGTGCCTCCGCCGTCCGACCCCCAGGGGCGGTGGCCGTCGCCACCAGGTTACTGGGCGCCGAACAACGTCGTGAACCGCTGCTTGATCTCTTCGCGGTGTCCGTCGATGTATACGAGGTTCGGCTGAATGATCTTGATCTGTGATGCATCGGGGGTGTCGGGGGGCAGCGGGATCCCCGGCACGACCGGGATGTACGACCGCGACACGAACAACCGTTGCGCGTCGGACGTGTACAAATAATTCACGAAGGCTTCCGCGGCCGCGCGGGAGCTGGCGGTTTTGATGATCCCGATCGGGGTCGGAACGAGCACGGCGCCTTCCTTCGGGACGATGTAATCGACCGGTGAGCCCTGCGCCTTGAGCGCCCGGACGAAGAAGTCAACGACCTGCGCAACGCTGACCTCCCCGGAGGCGAGCTTCTGGATCACATCACCGTTGCTCCGAAAGACGATCGCTTTGTTTTCTTGGAGCTTCTGGTAAAAGCTCCACCCGAACTCTGGTAGGGCGGCGAACGTGCCGACATGCGCGAACGCGGCCCCGGAGACGAAGGGGCTCGGCATCCCCACGCGGCCCCGGTATCGGGGGAGGGCCAGGTCCCACCAGCTCGTCGGACGGAACTTGACCTGGCGGGTGTTGAACGCGACCACGTTAAAAATCAAGCGTACCTCGTGGAACTGGTTGCCCTGATAATGCAGGATTCGCGGCGCGCGGCCTCCCGCGGGCGGATTATACGGGAGCATGATGCCCTTCTGGGCCAGGTTCTGGAAGAACCCGATGTCCGCAAACCAGATCGCGTCCGCCTGGATCCGGCCGGCCTGCATCTCGGCCTCGATCTTTGCTTCTACCGGTCCGGTCCCGGCCCGGAAGATCTTGACGGTGACCCCCGGCGTTCGGCGCATGAAGTCGTCGGCAAGGAGGTTGACGTCGTCATCGGATTCGGAGGTGTAGAGCGTCATTGTCCCGCTCGGCGGAGCGGTGGCCCCGGAGGCCCGGAGCATCGTGGAGAGACTCGGAGCCGCGCCCACCAGGAGCAATGCGAGGACGCAGAGCAGGACGCGTGTCATTGACGACCCCTTCCTCGGATCTAACGGATGAGGCGGAATTGGTCAGGCAGGAGGCCGGCGACCCGGACCTCGATCGCATTCCCCTGGACCGTGACCGTGGCGAACGCCCCGCACGGCTGGCCGTTGGTGAACCCGCCGTCGACGAGGGAGCCAAGCGTGACATAGGGGATCCCATTCAGGGCGGTGGCACGCGTCCAGTGGAGGTGGCCCGAGAACACGGCAGACACGTTCCCGGAACGCTCCAGGAGCGTCCGGACCGGCCCGCGGTCTTGCACGAAGGCATGCGCCGGGTGGTCCGCAAAGTACCAGTGCCCATCCAGGCTCTGCTCGTCGAGCGGATGATGGCAGAAGACCAGCGCGGGATGCGGCGTCTCCCCGAGCGTCTTCTCCAGCCACCGACGCTGGTCCGGCCCGATGCCTCCGCCGGTCCGGTCGAATGTAGGGTCCTGGCTGTCGAGCACGATGACACGGGCCCCGTCGATGTCCAGCGACTCGTACGGTCCTCTCTTGCCCAGGACGCTCCCGAGTTCGTCTTTGGTGAGGTTGACCACGTCGTGGTTCCCCAAGACGTGGAATACCGGGACGCCGGTCGCAAGGAGCTGCTGGCGCACCCACGTCGACCGCTGACGATCCTGGCCGGGCGCCACGTCGTTGATGCGATCACCGAGATCGACGATGCAGTCGGGCCGAAACTCCCGCATCGCTGTGAGGAACGTCTCGAGCAGAACCGGCGCACGGCTCCCGAGCATGGACGTCGTATCGGGTCCGCAGTGGATGTCTCCGACGATCCCGAGTTTGATCATCGCCGCTCCTTTGGCCGCACGCTGGGCCGGCCGGTAGGGTCGGTTCAGCGATTTGTCACCCGCGCCGAGCCTTCCTCCCAATGCCGTCACAACGACGTGAAGACTGGGTGAAACTCTGTTCAGCGCGGGCTCGGGACTTCCTCTCAAACGGCAGCGAGCGGCGCCGCCTAGGTTGGCCGGCTCAGTTCCTGATGATACAGTCGTTGCTTCATCGCGTAGAGGCGATGGTCGGCCACCTGGAGCAACTGCTCCGATTCTGCGCCATCCTCCGGCCAGGTGGCGATTCCCCAGGAAAAACTGAGGCCGAAGTCATCCGGTCGACCATCGGGTGCGGGCGCCTCCATCGTTCGCAATCGGCCGACGATCTCCTCGGCTTCCCCCTTCGTGGTCTCAGGCAACAGAAGCGTGAACTCGTCGCCCCCGAACCGGGCCACGAGGTCATACGTTCTCGTGTTTCGTGTGAGCATCCCCGCCACCCGAATGAGCGCGTCATCGCCGATGCGATGGCCGCGGGTGTCGTTGACGGTTTTGAACCCGTTGAGATCGAGGAGGGCGACGCTCAGGGCCGCTCCCGTGCGCCGGCTCCGCGCCAGCTCGTTTCCGAGACGCTCAAAAAAGCTGCGCCTGTTGGCGAGGCCGGTCAGCGAATCGGTCGCCGCGAGGTGCCTGACTCGCTCATGCAGGAGGGCGGCCTCTAATGCAGAGACGCCCTGCGCGGCCATCCCCTGGAGACGGCGGCGGATGGAGTCCGTGATCGAATGAGGCGCCTCGCCGACCCCGCACAACCAGGCGCGGAGGTGGCCGGTACGAATCAGGGGGATGCACGCCATGGGGCCTTCCGGCTCGCCGCGCTGCGTCGGTCCGGGGAGGACGACGACGTCGCCGTCCGCCGTCTTGTCGGGGAACGCCGGGAGCGGGAGATACCGCAGGCTGTGGTCTGCCTCCCCTGAGGCATACCCGTGGGTCGCGGCGACATGCCGGTCGCCGTTCTCGTCGTAGACATACGCCACGCCCGCGGGCAGTTCGGTCGTCTCCAGAAATACGTGGAGGAGGATCGTGAGGACCTCGTCGACTCGCAGCTCACCGGCGAGCCGAGAGGCGAGATCGTTGTAAAATTGCAATTCCCTCAGCTGCTCCTGCAACTGCGCCGTGGCATCTCGCAACCGCTGATCCAACAACTGGGCCCACTGCATCCGCTCGCGGACGGCGCGGAATTCTTGCACGAGGATGCCAAACAGGAGGGCCACGAAGAACCCGCCGGCGATAAACGCGCCGAGGCGGA contains the following coding sequences:
- a CDS encoding ABC transporter permease; translation: MTRYLVARVLQAVIAVFFALTAVFFLVRITGDPVILFLPLDVQPKDISEFRHLLGFDRPVWVQYGAFLGRALHGDFGASLRYRAPALPLVLQRFPATAQLAAVSLALVAAGAVPIGVVSASRRGSMADTVGIAVTALGQAVPGFWLGLMLMWIFGVWLRWFPVSGYGNWTHFVLPAFTLAAFYAAQIARVTRSAVLDALGQDYVRTARAKGLSEPNVLARHVLKNAAIPVVTVFGLNAGQLLGGAVVTETIFAWPGLGGYILNALLGRDFPVVMVGVLFTSLIYVTMNFLVDLSYLWLNPQVRFG
- a CDS encoding HAD hydrolase-like protein; the protein is MTPVGSAAVVFDLDGTLIDSFVLIAESYRHAAQTVLGRSLTEDEVVARWGEPLQVRVAHLAPDRGEELIAAYTAYYEAHHDRLCRLFPGIPEMLAALAAHGCRQGVVTSKRRRATAHALERFGLGVWIQAAVCAEDVRVPKPAPDPILQVRTRLDAARSDAWMVGDAVFDIEAARGAGVRSVAALWGAREREALRAARPDYVATRPADVVSLVTSVSSG
- a CDS encoding diguanylate cyclase — its product is MSSQSDAAAPALGSPPAAAVGTHASEAWIGLIRVLLLLSLVPAVWFGTIPIAHPALNGVIVLVGGYIIVLALGPRHFPVLRRADLIVVIDLFITTLIVIISGNLSSPFLYVYYLTILEAAARLNVRQALAASLATTGTIVFLWVRVGHAETFETPEFRLGAFIAGGFFVALLFGILVQEFRAVRERMQWAQLLDQRLRDATAQLQEQLRELQFYNDLASRLAGELRVDEVLTILLHVFLETTELPAGVAYVYDENGDRHVAATHGYASGEADHSLRYLPLPAFPDKTADGDVVVLPGPTQRGEPEGPMACIPLIRTGHLRAWLCGVGEAPHSITDSIRRRLQGMAAQGVSALEAALLHERVRHLAATDSLTGLANRRSFFERLGNELARSRRTGAALSVALLDLNGFKTVNDTRGHRIGDDALIRVAGMLTRNTRTYDLVARFGGDEFTLLLPETTKGEAEEIVGRLRTMEAPAPDGRPDDFGLSFSWGIATWPEDGAESEQLLQVADHRLYAMKQRLYHQELSRPT
- a CDS encoding metallophosphoesterase translates to MIKLGIVGDIHCGPDTTSMLGSRAPVLLETFLTAMREFRPDCIVDLGDRINDVAPGQDRQRSTWVRQQLLATGVPVFHVLGNHDVVNLTKDELGSVLGKRGPYESLDIDGARVIVLDSQDPTFDRTGGGIGPDQRRWLEKTLGETPHPALVFCHHPLDEQSLDGHWYFADHPAHAFVQDRGPVRTLLERSGNVSAVFSGHLHWTRATALNGIPYVTLGSLVDGGFTNGQPCGAFATVTVQGNAIEVRVAGLLPDQFRLIR
- a CDS encoding ABC transporter substrate-binding protein, encoding MTRVLLCVLALLLVGAAPSLSTMLRASGATAPPSGTMTLYTSESDDDVNLLADDFMRRTPGVTVKIFRAGTGPVEAKIEAEMQAGRIQADAIWFADIGFFQNLAQKGIMLPYNPPAGGRAPRILHYQGNQFHEVRLIFNVVAFNTRQVKFRPTSWWDLALPRYRGRVGMPSPFVSGAAFAHVGTFAALPEFGWSFYQKLQENKAIVFRSNGDVIQKLASGEVSVAQVVDFFVRALKAQGSPVDYIVPKEGAVLVPTPIGIIKTASSRAAAEAFVNYLYTSDAQRLFVSRSYIPVVPGIPLPPDTPDASQIKIIQPNLVYIDGHREEIKQRFTTLFGAQ
- a CDS encoding ABC transporter permease, producing the protein MGRLPPGPGLAGMAIVLAALGCALLAPYLAPYNPTAASFAAVLRPPSHAHPFGTDQLGRDVLSRVIFGARIALLVGIVTVVVAGLVGCTLGLASGYFGGWCDAAIMRVADVQLSFPFILLALTINAIIGAGLRNIIASLVIAGWPLYVRVVRGEVLALRNREYVHAAVATGAAVGRIILRHVLPNVTTPIIVISTLQVSQFIIAEATISFLGFGIQPPAAAWGTMVADGRNYIFFAWWLSAFPGAALALTALGVNLTGDWLRDTLDPRLRT
- a CDS encoding ABC transporter ATP-binding protein; its protein translation is MAELVLRDLGKTFGDVWAVRGLSLTIHDGEFLTLLGPSGCGKTTTLRMIAGFIPPSAGEIVLGGRVLSSAATTSAVPPEQRGMGMVFQSYAVWPHMTAAGNVAYPLRRARLSRADVDIRTRRALDLVHLERFADRYPQELSGGQQQRVALARAIVMEPSVLLLDEPLSNLDAKLREEMRAELRDLQERLGITVVYVTHDQTEAMELSGRIAVLQAGRLAQAGTPRELYERPADPFVAAFVGAANFLPGVVAGRDGATTRIRLLDGTNDHILSVPERLPGERAVLCIRPEDLELDPAGSLRGAVVRSTYLGNRVDYLIRVGSLTVRVESRTGPALPAGERVALRVRRAVAYPDDTDVTSDTTSAGRVAT
- a CDS encoding iron ABC transporter permease, with the translated sequence MATATAPGGRTAEARGPNALRRSLLVAGAAAIAVLAILVVYPSAMLVAQSFTQEGHLTLVHYARIAADPGSYGALVHSLVVSLWATGGATALGVTLAWLIARTDLPGRARWHTALLVPYMIPPFIGAIAWVYLLSPAGYLNQAWMTLTGSLNPVYVIYGPTGIVFVMILYEYPIAYLATMGVLARMNPALEEAGRMARAGPWGVLREITIPLILPGVLAGALLVMMASLGNFGIPAIIGFPARYVVLTTKIYNLILNFDEPGHLQAAAALSMWLVGIAAALLPMQRTMLRRGRFAVVGGQASGASLVALGRWHRPVVSGLAALVAVSVILPLGAILLTSVVRAYGLSPVPGNLTLRHYATVLMDLPKARRAMTNSLLLAAGAATAIVVLAAGFAYLKERTRIRGTGLLELLITLPYAVPGTVVALAMILAWLRPIPMIGLRLYDTLGIIVIAYIARFLVFGVRTTLAGLTQLHGSLEEAARISGASRGEAFADIVLPLLRPSLISGWLLAFIPAVTELTLSILLFSVGHETIGVVIFGLHEEGKIALSAALAFLVTVLLIGINLAGRGPLRGTGV